A stretch of the Gemmatirosa kalamazoonensis genome encodes the following:
- a CDS encoding DUF6797 domain-containing protein, with product MTRAWRWGAAALLGTAAFARSDDPFAPFVEPGFPFIVSTVDAGKLGPAFPTRNLGVRCVIVMLGNDAYACFDTDLLRVAAAWHGGFVSMTTMAQVSYQQPGNKNNAIPRVLGTPIVATGVYPGWNPGADFADPRPPGPNPDAVGRGPIAPERGRWNGVYVAGREAVLSYTVAGTEVREQLGSAAVGGQVALTRTVRTGAARQPLTLVVADVVGGTDAAVLGDTALVFQGPARDTVTAVSVTGAPDGAALAVEHGRHVVLRIPAGAGGTFRVTAWRGAAAARGALASLLAAPVRMAEHERGGPAHWPAVATTHGVAAPDSADYVLDRLTLPLPNAWRRNVRVADLDFFADGRAAVVTFEGDVWIVSGIDRGLARLSWRRFASGLYEPLSIAVVRDTIYVHDRQGLVRLRDLNGDGEADFYENFTNLTAQSGESREFPLGMGAKPGGGFYLAIGGALDLGPKTSAAIMPGFRAGSGQAGTVQEVSADGRSIRAFATGLREPIIGVDPRTGAIAASDQQGNFVPSTPVFLLRDGGYYGVPATAHRADPPPPETPVLWIPHEVDQSGAGEVFVRGDRMGFGGDALVHLSYGRPGPFRVYVDTTRSVVQGALVALPGDYRAPTLKGRTGPDGQLYLAGFSVWGSKATEVSSLVRLRYTGRPSRLPTAVRAGAQGIVVRFATPLDASVAGDAARYTLRRWNYVRSSDYGSGHYKLDGTAGEETLPVAARVSGDGRALLLVVPRMRPAMQMQLGYDLRARDGTRLRDTLWLTVNATDTLDLNGAGFRGVDWRALARRADAAPTVGAVPNGSATAALGARLYREKGCVGCHSVDGTTAGKTGPTFKGLYGATVPLASGTSARARTTRTSAGRSWTRRRTSCAASSRGCRRSGGC from the coding sequence GTGACGCGCGCGTGGCGGTGGGGCGCCGCCGCGCTGTTAGGCACGGCGGCGTTCGCGCGCAGCGACGATCCGTTCGCGCCGTTCGTGGAGCCCGGCTTCCCGTTCATCGTCTCCACGGTCGACGCGGGGAAGCTCGGCCCCGCGTTCCCGACGCGGAACCTCGGCGTGCGCTGCGTGATCGTGATGCTGGGCAACGACGCGTACGCGTGCTTCGACACCGACCTGCTGCGCGTCGCGGCGGCGTGGCACGGCGGCTTCGTGTCGATGACGACGATGGCGCAGGTGTCGTATCAGCAGCCGGGGAACAAGAACAACGCGATCCCGCGCGTGTTGGGCACGCCGATCGTCGCGACGGGCGTGTACCCGGGCTGGAACCCCGGCGCCGACTTCGCCGATCCGCGGCCCCCCGGCCCGAACCCCGACGCCGTCGGCCGTGGGCCGATCGCGCCCGAGCGCGGACGATGGAACGGCGTCTACGTCGCGGGACGCGAGGCCGTGCTCTCGTACACCGTCGCCGGCACCGAGGTGCGCGAGCAGCTCGGCAGCGCGGCGGTGGGCGGACAGGTCGCGCTCACGCGCACCGTGCGCACCGGCGCCGCGCGGCAGCCGCTCACGCTCGTCGTCGCCGACGTGGTGGGCGGCACGGACGCCGCGGTGCTCGGCGACACGGCGCTCGTGTTCCAGGGCCCGGCGCGCGACACGGTCACCGCGGTGAGCGTCACCGGCGCGCCTGACGGCGCGGCGCTCGCCGTCGAGCACGGGCGCCACGTCGTGCTGCGCATCCCCGCCGGCGCGGGGGGCACGTTCCGTGTCACGGCGTGGCGAGGCGCCGCGGCGGCGCGCGGCGCGCTCGCGTCGCTGCTCGCCGCGCCGGTGCGGATGGCCGAGCACGAGCGCGGCGGACCGGCGCACTGGCCGGCCGTCGCGACCACCCACGGCGTCGCCGCGCCCGACAGCGCGGATTACGTCCTCGACCGGCTCACGCTCCCGCTGCCGAACGCGTGGCGGCGCAACGTGCGCGTCGCGGACCTCGACTTCTTCGCCGACGGTCGCGCCGCGGTCGTCACGTTCGAGGGCGACGTGTGGATCGTGTCGGGGATCGACCGCGGGCTCGCGCGGCTGTCGTGGCGCCGCTTCGCGTCTGGGCTGTACGAGCCGCTCAGCATCGCCGTCGTGCGGGACACGATCTACGTGCACGATCGGCAGGGGCTCGTACGGCTGCGCGACCTGAACGGCGACGGCGAGGCCGATTTCTACGAGAACTTCACCAACCTCACCGCGCAGTCGGGCGAGTCGCGCGAGTTCCCGTTAGGCATGGGCGCGAAGCCGGGCGGCGGCTTCTACCTCGCGATCGGCGGCGCGCTCGACCTCGGCCCGAAGACGTCGGCGGCGATCATGCCCGGCTTCCGCGCCGGCTCGGGGCAGGCGGGCACGGTGCAGGAGGTCTCGGCCGACGGCCGCAGCATCCGCGCGTTCGCCACGGGGCTGCGCGAGCCGATCATCGGCGTCGATCCGCGCACCGGCGCGATCGCGGCGTCGGACCAGCAGGGCAACTTCGTGCCGTCGACGCCGGTGTTCCTGCTGCGCGACGGCGGCTACTACGGCGTGCCCGCGACCGCGCACCGCGCCGACCCGCCGCCGCCGGAGACGCCGGTGCTGTGGATCCCGCACGAGGTCGACCAGTCGGGCGCCGGCGAGGTGTTCGTGCGCGGCGACCGGATGGGATTCGGCGGCGACGCGCTCGTCCATCTCTCGTACGGCCGCCCGGGCCCGTTCCGCGTCTACGTCGACACGACGCGCTCCGTGGTGCAGGGCGCGCTCGTCGCGCTCCCCGGCGACTACCGCGCGCCGACGCTGAAAGGCCGCACGGGCCCCGACGGACAGCTCTACCTCGCCGGCTTCAGCGTGTGGGGCTCGAAGGCGACGGAGGTGTCGAGCCTCGTGCGGCTCCGCTACACCGGGCGGCCGAGCCGGCTGCCGACGGCGGTCCGCGCCGGCGCGCAGGGGATCGTCGTGCGCTTCGCGACGCCGCTCGACGCCTCGGTGGCCGGCGACGCGGCGCGCTACACGCTGAGGCGGTGGAACTACGTGCGCAGCTCCGACTACGGCTCGGGGCACTACAAGCTCGATGGCACCGCGGGCGAGGAGACGCTCCCCGTCGCCGCGCGCGTGTCGGGCGACGGGCGCGCGCTGCTGCTCGTCGTGCCGCGCATGCGCCCGGCGATGCAGATGCAGCTCGGCTACGACCTCCGTGCGCGCGACGGCACGCGGCTCCGCGACACGCTGTGGCTCACGGTGAACGCGACGGACACGCTCGACCTGAACGGCGCGGGGTTCCGCGGCGTCGACTGGCGCGCGCTCGCGCGGCGCGCGGACGCGGCGCCGACGGTGGGGGCGGTGCCTAACGGATCGGCCACGGCGGCGCTCGGGGCCCGGCTCTACCGCGAGAAAGGGTGCGTCGGTTGCCACTCGGTGGACGGCACGACCGCGGGCAAGACGGGGCCGACGTTCAAGGGGCTGTACGGCGCCACGGTGCCGCTCGCGAGCGGCACGAGCGCGCGCGCGCGGACGACGCGTACCTCCGCCGGTCGATCCTGGACCCGACGGCGGACATCGTGCGCGGCTTCGAGCCGGGGATGCCGTCGTTCCGGGGGGTGCTGA